Proteins encoded in a region of the Acidobacteriota bacterium genome:
- a CDS encoding DUF885 family protein: AARAIAGLHLHSNDWSIDEACEFASKWTPRGFMPADSDTCLFEQHLYLQQPGYGTSYLIGKGEIEHLMAERALQLGEEFSIKRFMDEFRAAGLIPVSLIRWELTGNDDQIRRMEALEPSS; encoded by the coding sequence GCCGCCCGCGCCATCGCCGGCCTGCACCTGCACAGCAACGACTGGAGCATCGACGAGGCCTGCGAGTTCGCCTCGAAGTGGACGCCGCGCGGATTCATGCCCGCCGACAGCGATACCTGCCTCTTCGAGCAGCACCTCTACCTGCAACAACCCGGCTACGGCACCAGCTACCTGATCGGCAAGGGCGAAATCGAGCACCTGATGGCCGAACGGGCCTTGCAGTTGGGGGAGGAATTTAGCATCAAGCGCTTCATGGACGAGTTCCGGGCTGCCGGACTCATCCCCGTCTCTCTCATCCGCTGGGAGCTGACCGGAAACGACGACCAGATCCGCCGCATGGAGGCGCTGGAGCCCTCCTCATGA